ACAACGAAGTCGGTAACTTTTCGATTGAACTGACTACGAATTTTATAGTCCTTACTAGTAATTAAAGCACTAAAAGCCACTTGTGCTAAAACATGATAACTTGGAAAACTTTGTTTTAAACGAATAAACATCTGAGTTTCAAAGTTGGTAATGATAGGACGAGCAAAGAATTTTTGTTTTGGAAATAAATAAGGACGTAAACAAACAACAAGAAAAATGCAGGTGCTTATGCAACCTAAAACAATAAAAAATAAGTGACTCGATTCGAACATGTGAAGGCATCATACAAATAAAAACCCACTCATGATGAGTGGGTTTTTAAGAATCTTGGCTCTCCAACCTGGGCTCGAACCAGGGACCTGCGGATTAACAGTCCGTCGCTCTACCGACTGAGCTATTGGAGAATCTGGAAAAGGATTTTAGGGAGGAAAGGGGGCTGGGTCAAGTCTTAATAACAGAATTAGTGAGAATATCTAATCGTTTGGTTTAAAAATATTCGAAACATTGATTTTATTAAAAATAATAGAAAATTATTAAATGATTGGATAAGAAAAAGCCCGCAATAAATGCGGGCTTTTAGAATCTTGGCTCTCCCACCTGGGCTCGAACCAGGGACCTGCGGATTAACAGTCCGTCGCTCTACCGACTGAGCTATGGGAGATTAGTAGATGGCTCTCCAACCTGGGCTCGAACCAGGGACCTGCGGATTAACA
This region of Acinetobacter sp. XS-4 genomic DNA includes:
- a CDS encoding DUF2726 domain-containing protein, which produces MFESSHLFFIVLGCISTCIFLVVCLRPYLFPKQKFFARPIITNFETQMFIRLKQSFPSYHVLAQVAFSALITSKDYKIRSQFNRKVTDFVVLNDKMEVIAIIELDDPTHLEKAEEDRIRDQMLTEAGYIVRRYTNIPSVRQLQKDIH